A window from Rhineura floridana isolate rRhiFlo1 chromosome 17, rRhiFlo1.hap2, whole genome shotgun sequence encodes these proteins:
- the AQP8 gene encoding aquaporin-8 encodes MSDIEFGQMSIKELELDGKGSPPQPHWYEQYIQPCIGELVGSAFFIFIGCASVIENTEGTGRLQPALAHGLALGLSIAVLGNISGGHFNPAVSLGAWLVGGLNMVMVLPYWVSQLCGGLIGAGLAKVMTISDRYDNATGAAFTTITSDDQIPAALVGEIIMTMFLVTTVCMGAINEKTKSPLAPFCIGFTVTADILAGGAVSGACMNPARAFGPALVANYWDYHWLYWVGPMVAGLLVGALIRFLIGDKKTRLFLK; translated from the exons ATGTCGGACATAGAATTTGGGCAGATGTCCATTAAGGAGTTGGAGCTGGACGGCAAAGGCAGCCCCCCACAGCCCCACTGGTATGAGCAGTACATCCAGCCTTGCATCGGGGAGCTGGTGGGCTCTGCCTTCTTCATCTTCATTGGCTGCGCTTCTGTCATCGAGAACACGGAGGGCACCGGGAGGCTGCAGCCGGCCCTGGCACACGGGCTGGCCTTGGGCCTCAGCATTGCTGTCTTGGGGAATATCAG CGGAGGCCATTTTAACCCTGCAGTCTCCCTTGGAGCTTGGCTCGTCGGTGGGCTGAACATGGTGATGGTCCTTCCCTACTGGGTCTCCCAGCTGTGCGGTGGGCTGATTGGAGCTGGGCTGGCCAAG GTTATGACTATTTCGGACAGGTATGATAATGCCACAGGGGCAGCGTTCACCACCATCACCTCAGATGACCAAATCCCTGCAGCTTTAGTGGGTGAGATCATTATGACCATGTTCCTGGTCACAACAGTTTGCATGGGAGCCATCAACGAGAAAACCAAGAGTCCCCTGGCTCCATTCTGCATTGGCTTTACTGTGACAGCGGACATCCTCGCAGG GGGAGCTGTTTCGGGAGCCTGCATGAACCCTGCCAGAGCGTTTGGTCCCGCGTTGGTGGCAAACTACTGGGACTACCACTGGCTTTACTGGGTCGGCCCCATGGTGGCTGGGCTTCTTGTTGGTGCATTGATAAG GTTCCTGATTGGGGACAAGAAAACTCGCCTCTTCCTCAAATGA